The following are from one region of the Littorina saxatilis isolate snail1 linkage group LG4, US_GU_Lsax_2.0, whole genome shotgun sequence genome:
- the LOC138963967 gene encoding uncharacterized protein, translated as MGWLRLRTMLRYRHRLGFMTYFLLLLLVLVVWTYHGRAGRSLDKMLEHHPLHEAQHIHLRNEEIKPRYDDILVVRGTRNKLVESAVFSQKVYASNHSHPVKPVPPVADIPVTQKGLETPCKTVRMVEFFGQKLTLSGDPLCQWLDSTTMMADNRFVLYANKMALLYDVIVDPDARQTGPKGGEKMEEVWGQDEQSEYLHLKDGFFTLQCKSKPSAHFAVPKDHLNEWLASVQCVDNTTTAVKTDPLNTVRGLTIAVQRYEYVNLYHTMTDFFNAFLTMIMFNQHPDDVTILWVDAHPQGGLDDVWDTLFGKVIRAGRLPSKTRFNSMAWAAMGYNSPLNEHSRPSVSYLEEFRHFFLSRYGVDGTRKANCSSLNFLFIWRRDYTAHPRNKGGSISRKVDNEDQLMNAVRDVIAPGDNLHGLQLDALSMQEQLQLIAGTDVLVGMHGAGLSHTLFLPPHGGLLELYPTYWPQANRHFRAMAGWRGLHYQTWQNHDSRNEKENHRTYIPPEVVVKMVKEIRKNICG; from the exons ATGGGTTGGTTGCGCCTGCGCACTATGTTGCGCTACAGGCACCGGTTAGGGTTTATGACGTActtcctgctgctgctgcttgtATTGGTCGTCTGGACCTACCATGGTCGGGCGGGGCGCTCACTTGACAAG ATGCTCGAGCATCATCCTCTTCACGAAGCTCAACACATTCATCTAAGGAACGAGGAGATCAAGCCTCGCTATGACGACATCCTCGTTGTCAGGGGAACACGCAACAAGCTCGTGGAGTCGGCGGTGTTCTCGCAAAAAGTGTACGCCTCCAATCACAGTCACCCGGTCAAGCCAGTGCCACCAGTGGCGGACATCCCTGTCACGCAGAAAGGTCTGGAAACACCGTGTAAAACTGTCAGAATG GTTGAGTTTTTTGGTCAAAAACTGACGCTGAGTGGCGACCCCCTGTGCCAGTGGCTTGACTCCACAACCATGATGGCGGACAATCGCTTCGTCCTCTACGCCAACAAGATGGCGCTGCTTTATGACGTCATCGTGGACCCGGATGCACGCCAGACGGGTCCGAAGGGAGGCGAGAAGATGGAAGAGGTGTGGGGGCAGGACGAGCAATCCGAATACCTACATCTAAAG GACGGGTTCTTCACGCTCCAATGTAAATCCAAGCCCAGCGCTCACTTCGCCGTGCCCAAGGACCACCTCAACGAGTGGCTGGCCTCTGTGCAGTGCGTGGACAACACCACTACGGCGGTCAAGACTGACCCATTGAACACTGTGCGAGGCCTGACGATCGCCGTTCAGCGCTACGAGTATGTGAATCTGTACCACACTATGACGGACTTCTTCAACGCTTTCCTGACCATGATCATGTTCAACCAGCACCCGGACGACGTGACCATACTGTGGGTGGACGCTCACCCTCAGGGGGGACTGGATGACGTGTGGGACACCCTGTTTGGCAAG GTGATACGAGCTGGCCGCCTCCCATCCAAGACCCGCTTCAACAGCATGGCGTGGGCAGCCATGGGCTACAACAGTCCCCTCAACGAGCACAGCCGTCCCTCCGTGTCCTACCTGGAGGAGTTCAGACACTTCTTCCTCAGTCGCTACGGGGTGGATGGCACCCGGAAAGCCAACTGCTCCTCCCTCAACTTCCTCTTCATCTGGAGGCGGGACTACACGGCCCACCCGCGCAACAAGGGGGGCAGCATCAGCCGGAAGGTGGATAACGAGGACCAGCTGATGAATGCCGTGAGAGATGTCATCGCTCCGGGTGATAATCTCCAC GGCCTACAGCTGGACGCCCTGTCCATGCAGGAGCAGCTGCAGCTGATCGCCGGCACGGACGTTCTGGTGGGCATGCACGGCGCGGGGCTGTCCCACACGCTCTTCCTCCCGCCTCACGGGGGCCTCCTGGAGCTCTACCCCACCTACTGGCCCCAGGCCAACCGCCACTTCAGGGCCATGGCCGGGTGGCGCGGGCTGCACTACCAGACCTGGCAGAACCACGACTCCAGGAACGAGAAGGAGAACCACCGGACCTACATCCCGCCCGAGGTGGTGGTCAAGATGGTGAAAGAGATAAGGAAGAACATCTGTGGGTAA